One Methylobacterium sp. AMS5 genomic region harbors:
- a CDS encoding alpha/beta hydrolase domain-containing protein has translation MRNGWVVVGALGCALGAAPAQAGITGIEIASVEPFADGAAFGSAGSYERVVGTARGELDPADPANAGIVDIALAPRNARGMVEYKTDLFILRPKDPARGSGTLLFEVLNRGRKFLFNWVLDAPAQAAQAVNDPKTATDAGTGLVLRRGYTIVWSGWEADALRQQGGMAIDVPVATRSGKPIVEVVRDELVSATRGPPEAPFYLSFKTASQDKADVRLTVRRREADPPRPVPPDAWHYATPRQIELLPKGIKPLPGSLYEFTYQATEPKVLGIGFAATRDVVAYLRGAANPAGGAIRHTLALGISQSGRYLRDFIQQGFNRDETGKRVFDGVLSHIAGVGGVFLNARFGQPSRTNTQHEDHLYPENTFPFSAAAQHDPVTGRTGKLLRDDGFDPLLIEANTGTEYWQKGASLLTTDPAGRTDVPLPDTARAYLVSSGFHYGRAGLGSTKGPCTNPRSSLNPAPAVRALLVALEEWVTDGKAPPESRVPRLSDQTLVEAADIGFPFMIGVPVPTAPNAIARFSTYVDPRPESGPQYRPLVPRVDADGNEVAGIRLPAVAAPRATFTGWNLYADPFPAGALCDREGSQIPFARTRAERDTAGDPRLSLEERYQDADAYVAAVTKSVDALVSDRLLLQEDGDRMIAAARQETP, from the coding sequence ATGCGCAACGGTTGGGTTGTGGTCGGCGCACTTGGCTGCGCCCTCGGCGCTGCGCCGGCTCAGGCGGGCATCACCGGCATCGAGATTGCCAGCGTCGAGCCTTTTGCGGATGGCGCGGCGTTCGGATCAGCCGGCAGCTACGAGCGTGTCGTCGGCACGGCCCGCGGTGAGCTGGACCCTGCCGATCCCGCGAATGCCGGCATCGTCGACATCGCCCTGGCGCCCCGCAACGCCCGCGGCATGGTCGAGTACAAGACCGACCTGTTCATCCTGCGGCCCAAGGATCCGGCCCGAGGCAGCGGAACGCTCTTGTTCGAGGTGCTGAACCGGGGCCGCAAGTTCCTCTTCAACTGGGTCCTCGATGCACCGGCTCAGGCCGCGCAGGCGGTCAACGATCCCAAGACCGCCACCGATGCCGGGACCGGGCTCGTCCTGCGCCGGGGCTACACCATCGTCTGGTCGGGCTGGGAGGCGGACGCACTGCGCCAGCAGGGCGGTATGGCGATCGACGTCCCGGTGGCCACGCGCAGCGGCAAGCCGATCGTCGAGGTCGTGCGCGATGAACTCGTCAGCGCGACCCGAGGCCCGCCCGAGGCTCCGTTCTACCTTTCCTTCAAGACAGCCAGCCAGGACAAGGCCGACGTGCGGCTCACCGTTCGGCGCCGAGAGGCCGACCCGCCGCGACCGGTACCGCCCGACGCTTGGCACTACGCGACGCCACGTCAGATCGAGCTTCTGCCGAAGGGCATCAAGCCGCTGCCCGGCTCGCTCTACGAATTCACATACCAAGCCACCGAGCCGAAGGTTCTCGGGATCGGCTTCGCCGCCACGCGGGACGTGGTGGCCTATCTCCGCGGCGCGGCCAATCCGGCGGGTGGCGCGATCCGGCACACCCTCGCGCTCGGCATCTCGCAGAGCGGGCGCTATCTGCGCGACTTCATCCAACAGGGCTTCAACCGGGACGAAACCGGCAAGCGGGTGTTCGACGGCGTCCTGTCTCACATCGCGGGCGTGGGCGGAGTGTTCCTCAACGCCCGCTTCGGTCAGCCCTCGCGAACCAACACGCAGCACGAAGACCATCTCTACCCGGAGAACACCTTCCCGTTCTCGGCCGCCGCCCAGCACGATCCCGTCACCGGTCGGACGGGCAAGCTGCTGCGGGATGATGGATTCGACCCTCTGTTGATCGAGGCCAATACCGGCACCGAGTATTGGCAGAAGGGTGCCTCCCTCCTCACGACCGATCCGGCTGGCCGCACCGATGTGCCGCTGCCGGACACCGCGCGCGCCTACTTGGTTTCGAGCGGCTTCCACTATGGGCGTGCCGGGCTTGGCTCAACCAAGGGCCCCTGCACGAACCCGCGCAGCAGCCTGAACCCGGCTCCGGCAGTCCGGGCGCTGCTGGTCGCGCTCGAGGAGTGGGTGACGGATGGTAAGGCACCGCCCGAGAGCCGTGTGCCGCGCCTATCCGATCAAACCCTGGTCGAGGCGGCCGATATCGGCTTCCCGTTCATGATCGGCGTTCCCGTTCCGACAGCGCCGAATGCGATCGCGCGCTTCAGCACCTATGTGGATCCACGCCCGGAAAGCGGGCCGCAATATCGCCCGCTGGTCCCGCGCGTCGATGCCGACGGCAACGAGGTGGCCGGCATTCGCCTGCCGGCCGTTGCGGCCCCGCGTGCAACCTTCACCGGTTGGAACCTGTATGCCGATCCGTTCCCCGCCGGTGCGCTGTGCGATCGCGAGGGCAGCCAGATCCCGTTCGCGCGCACCCGTGCCGAACGGGACACGGCCGGCGACCCCCGCTTGTCCCTTGAGGAGCGCTATCAGGACGCGGATGCCTACGTCGCGGCCGTGACGAAATCCGTCGATGCACTCGTGTCGGATCGCCTGCTGCTGCAGGAGGACGGCGATCGCATGATCGCGGCGGCGCGACAGGAGACGCCGTAG
- a CDS encoding DUF4198 domain-containing protein codes for MRHTALLAAFLALTAPACAHDLWLNPVGGGVQVLYGHPHEPELPSAGKLMSLTAYEPSGAVALNAKVESGAAPVLKAAHDGDALVAASYDNGYWVRLPDGSYRNASKRMLPQADKSLWSVKFAKAVSGPTAPWDRIVGQPLEIVPLEKPAAASGQIRVLVLFEGRPLGGASVVATDGVNFKSEADQARATTDTDGVAVVSLRSAGPQVLGVAHRVTPSQTPTLADADSYGATLAFTVTDPKTN; via the coding sequence ATGAGACACACCGCCCTCCTCGCCGCGTTCCTCGCCCTCACCGCACCGGCTTGCGCCCACGACCTCTGGCTCAATCCGGTCGGCGGCGGCGTGCAGGTCCTCTACGGCCATCCCCACGAGCCGGAACTGCCGAGTGCTGGCAAGCTGATGAGCCTGACCGCCTACGAGCCGTCCGGCGCGGTGGCCCTGAACGCCAAGGTGGAGTCCGGCGCGGCACCTGTGCTCAAGGCCGCCCACGACGGCGATGCGCTGGTCGCGGCGTCCTACGACAACGGCTACTGGGTGCGCCTGCCCGACGGCAGCTACCGCAACGCCAGCAAGCGGATGCTGCCGCAGGCCGATAAGAGCCTCTGGTCGGTGAAGTTCGCCAAGGCCGTGTCCGGCCCGACGGCTCCGTGGGACAGGATCGTCGGCCAACCGCTGGAGATCGTCCCGCTGGAGAAGCCGGCTGCGGCCTCGGGCCAGATCCGGGTGCTCGTGCTGTTCGAGGGCCGCCCGCTCGGAGGCGCCAGCGTGGTCGCCACCGACGGCGTGAACTTCAAGAGCGAGGCGGATCAGGCCCGCGCCACGACCGACACGGACGGCGTCGCCGTCGTCTCGCTGCGCAGTGCCGGCCCGCAGGTGCTCGGTGTCGCTCACCGCGTGACCCCTTCGCAGACGCCGACGCTGGCCGATGCGGACAGCTACGGCGCGACGCTCGCTTTCACGGTCACCGACCCGAAGACCAACTGA